The following are encoded in a window of Heteronotia binoei isolate CCM8104 ecotype False Entrance Well chromosome 9, APGP_CSIRO_Hbin_v1, whole genome shotgun sequence genomic DNA:
- the SLC39A8 gene encoding metal cation symporter ZIP8 isoform X2, translating to MSAEDILSVHGMPNSSKITDSSFSTICPAVLQQMIFHPCERALSKGNSKPTPAEVWGFGFLAVTIINFASLLGLVLTPLLRKPYFPKILTYFVGLAIGTLFSNAIFQLIPEAFGFDPKIDNYIEQAIAVFGGFYILFFVERVLKMILKTYSEMGHSHFDSEELKPPQTLPLPPETFKPTNGAAVCYTNPAVAEANGTLNFDSLSVVSGQKEETQTSLCNCFKEPSLSEIGTIAWMITLSDALHNFIDGLAIGASFTLSLLQGISTSIAILCEEFPHELGDFVILLNAGMSTRQALFFNFLSACSCYIGLAFGIIVGNNFEPNVIFAIAGGMFLYISLADMFPEMNDMMREKVTGRKTDLAFFLIQNAGLLTGFTAILLITLYAGNIELE from the exons ATGTCTGCTGAAGACATCCTTTCTGTCCATGGAATGCCAAACAGCAGCAAGATCACAGATTCCAGCTTCTCCACAATCTGTCCTGCTGTCTTACAACAGATGATTTTTCATCCATGTGAAAGGGCCCTGTCCAAAGGCAATTCCAAGCCGACACCTGCAGAAG TTTGGGGCTTTGGTTTCCTCGCCGTGACTATTATCAACTTTGCATCACTCCTTGGATTGGTTTTAACTCCTCTTTTAAGGAAGCCATATTTTCCCAAGATCTTAACCTACTTTGTAGGATTGGCCATTGGAACACTCTTTTCCAATGCAATTTTTCAGCTTATAccagag GCATTCGGATTTGATCCCAAGATAGACAATTACATTGAACAAGCAATAGCTGTGTTTGGTGGATTCTACATtctcttctttgtggaaagagttctTAAAATGATACTGAAGACCTATAGCGAG ATGGGCCACAGCCACTTTGACTCTGAAGAACTGAAACCTCCCCaaactcttcctctcccccctgaAACATTCAAACCCACTAATGGAGCAGCTGTGTGCTACACAAATCCAGCAGTAGCTGAGGCTAATGGGACCCTGAATTTTGACAGTCTCAGTGTGGTTTCTGGTCAG AAAGAAGAAACCCAAACCAGTTTGTGTAATTGTTTCAAGGAACCTTCGCTGTCTGAGATTGGAACAATTGCTTGGATGATCACCTTGAGTGACGCTCTGCATAACTTCATTGATGGACTCGCCATTGGTGCTTCCTTCACGCTTTCTCTCCTCCAGGGAATTAGCACATCAATAGCAATCTTGTGTGAAGAGTTTCCCCACGAACTGG GGGATTTTGTCATTCTTCTTAATGCAGGGATGAGCACACGACAGGCCTTATTTTTCAACTTCCTGTCAGCATGCTCCTGTTATATTGGTCTGGCTTTTGGCATCATAGTGGGAAACAACTTTGAACCGAATGTTATCTTCGCCATAGCTGGAGGCATGTTCCTGTACATTTCCCTGGCAGATATG TTCCCGGAGATGAACGACATGATGAGAGAAAAAGTAACGGGGAGGAAAACGGATCTAGCTTTTTTCCTGATCCAAAATGCTGGCTTGCTCACAGGGTTCACTGCCATACTGCTGATCACCTTGTATGCAGGAAATATTGAACTGGAATAA